A portion of the Desulfurispora thermophila DSM 16022 genome contains these proteins:
- the hemC gene encoding hydroxymethylbilane synthase, whose amino-acid sequence MAKTIRIGTRESALAMWQARWVQQRLEQFWPEYRFELVGMKTKGDKILDTALARIGDKGLFTKELEQAMLRGEIDLAVHSMKDLPTKLPAGLFIAAVCQREYPGDVLVSRRAAQLEQLPPGARIGTSSLRRQSQLKHYRADLKFITVRGNVQTRLRKMQDLDLDAVVLAYAGLARLGLEEHITQRLPFDIVLPAVGQGSIGVETRQDDELICTLLKPLDHFPSRVAITAERAFLQKLEGGCQVPIGALGQVQGEQLTLQGVVASLDGRELVRDSIAGSCAEAGALGAQLAEKLLAMGAEKILQDARQEFENNG is encoded by the coding sequence ATGGCCAAGACTATCCGCATTGGAACCAGAGAGAGCGCCCTGGCCATGTGGCAGGCGCGCTGGGTGCAGCAGCGGCTGGAGCAATTCTGGCCGGAGTACAGGTTTGAACTGGTGGGCATGAAAACCAAAGGAGACAAAATTCTGGACACCGCGCTGGCCCGCATTGGCGACAAGGGACTTTTTACCAAGGAACTGGAGCAGGCCATGCTGCGGGGGGAAATAGACCTGGCCGTGCACAGTATGAAAGACTTGCCGACCAAACTGCCGGCAGGTCTTTTCATTGCCGCGGTGTGCCAGCGGGAGTACCCGGGCGATGTGCTGGTTTCCCGCCGGGCGGCTCAGCTGGAACAGTTACCGCCGGGTGCCCGTATTGGCACCAGCAGCCTGCGCCGTCAGTCGCAACTGAAACATTACCGCGCCGACCTGAAGTTTATAACCGTGCGCGGCAATGTGCAGACCCGCCTGCGCAAAATGCAGGATCTGGATCTGGACGCCGTGGTACTGGCTTACGCCGGCCTGGCTCGCCTGGGTTTGGAGGAGCATATAACCCAGCGCCTGCCCTTCGATATTGTCCTGCCGGCCGTAGGGCAGGGCAGCATTGGTGTGGAGACGCGCCAGGACGACGAACTGATCTGCACTTTGCTTAAGCCGCTGGACCACTTCCCCAGCCGGGTGGCCATTACAGCCGAGCGGGCTTTTTTGCAAAAGTTGGAAGGCGGCTGCCAGGTGCCCATTGGCGCGCTGGGCCAGGTGCAGGGAGAACAGCTGACCCTGCAGGGCGTGGTGGCCAGCCTGGACGGCCGGGAACTGGTGCGCGACAGCATTGCAGGTTCCTGTGCCGAGGCCGGGGCGCTGGGTGCACAGCTGGCGGAAAAGCTCCTGGCCATGGGGGCGGAGAAAATTTTGCAGGATGCCAGACAGGAGTTTGAGAATAATGGGTGA
- the cobA gene encoding uroporphyrinogen-III C-methyltransferase — protein sequence MGENKRGKVYLVGAGPGDPGLITVKGRECIARADALVYDRLAGPRLLAYARPDARLYYVGKSPQRHALKQEEINALLVELAGQGLVVTRLKGGDPFVFGRGGEEALALARAGIEFEVVPGVTSAVAVPAYAGIPVTQRGMTSTLGIVTGNEDPGKESTDLDWAGISSMGTVVFLMGMANLPAIVRQLLAHGRSPDTPVAVIRWGTRPEQAALTGTLADIVDLVREHNFTNPAVIVVGQVVSLREQLAWFEKKPLFGRRVLVTRSREQASALCAAVEQLGGEPIEFPVIQIVDPESYAPLDRAIARIRRYHWIIFTSANGVRYFFRRLWEQGGDVRDLQGINIAAIGPQTRLAVERYGIRVAYVPEEYRAEAVVDGLRGGLQSGQAVLLPRADIARDVLPRQLRQMGLQVDEVTAYRTVAGAGNADMIRELLQAGQIDYVTFTSSSTVRNFVSALNHPDLPGLLQSRAVKVAAIGPVTAQTARELGLPVHIQAGRYTIEGLLEAIVNDVRGSV from the coding sequence ATGGGTGAAAACAAGAGGGGAAAAGTCTACCTGGTGGGCGCCGGGCCGGGCGACCCGGGCCTGATCACAGTGAAGGGGCGGGAGTGTATTGCCCGGGCCGATGCCCTGGTCTATGACCGCCTGGCCGGGCCGCGCCTGCTGGCCTATGCCCGGCCCGATGCCCGGCTGTACTATGTGGGCAAAAGCCCGCAGCGGCACGCACTCAAGCAGGAGGAAATCAACGCCCTGCTGGTGGAACTGGCCGGGCAAGGCCTGGTGGTCACCCGCCTCAAGGGCGGCGATCCTTTTGTCTTTGGCCGGGGTGGGGAAGAAGCCCTGGCGCTGGCCCGGGCCGGCATTGAATTCGAGGTGGTGCCGGGGGTGACTTCGGCCGTGGCCGTGCCGGCTTACGCCGGTATTCCGGTCACCCAGCGGGGGATGACCTCCACCCTGGGCATAGTTACCGGTAACGAGGATCCGGGAAAAGAAAGTACCGACCTGGACTGGGCCGGTATCAGCAGCATGGGTACGGTGGTCTTTTTAATGGGTATGGCCAACCTGCCGGCCATTGTCAGGCAACTGCTGGCCCACGGCCGTTCGCCCGATACTCCGGTGGCCGTAATTCGCTGGGGTACCCGCCCCGAACAGGCTGCTTTAACCGGCACACTGGCCGACATTGTGGACCTGGTGCGGGAACATAACTTTACCAATCCGGCGGTGATTGTGGTGGGCCAGGTGGTTTCCTTAAGGGAGCAACTGGCCTGGTTTGAGAAAAAACCTCTCTTTGGCCGGCGGGTGCTGGTCACCCGTTCCCGGGAACAGGCCAGTGCTCTGTGTGCCGCTGTGGAACAACTGGGCGGGGAGCCCATTGAGTTTCCCGTCATCCAGATTGTGGATCCGGAAAGCTACGCGCCGCTGGACCGGGCCATAGCCCGGATCCGCCGCTACCACTGGATTATTTTCACCAGCGCCAACGGCGTTCGCTATTTCTTCCGCCGCCTGTGGGAGCAGGGTGGCGATGTGCGGGATTTGCAGGGTATTAACATTGCCGCCATCGGGCCGCAGACCAGGTTGGCGGTGGAAAGATATGGTATCCGCGTAGCCTATGTGCCCGAGGAATACCGGGCAGAAGCGGTGGTGGATGGTCTGCGCGGCGGTCTGCAGTCCGGGCAGGCTGTGCTGTTGCCCCGGGCGGACATCGCCCGCGATGTATTGCCCCGGCAGCTGCGGCAGATGGGCCTGCAGGTGGACGAGGTTACGGCCTACCGCACGGTGGCCGGCGCGGGCAATGCCGATATGATACGGGAGTTGTTGCAGGCGGGGCAGATTGATTATGTCACTTTTACCAGTTCTTCCACGGTGCGCAATTTTGTCAGTGCGTTAAACCATCCGGATCTTCCCGGACTGCTGCAAAGCCGGGCAGTGAAGGTGGCGGCCATTGGTCCGGTGACAGCGCAAACTGCCCGGGAGCTGGGGCTGCCCGTGCACATCCAGGCCGGGCGGTACACCATTGAGGGGCTGCTAGAGGCCATTGTGAATGACGTGCGGGGGAGCGTTTAA
- a CDS encoding radical SAM/SPASM domain-containing protein encodes MISISRLYCGATGYGDTLRYAPGAAGARHGAVQGHGPVVVWNMTRSCNLHCRHCYSSSETKQYAGEMSTREGRQFIEQLAAFRVPVLLLSGGEPLTRPDFFDLVQYALQLGIRVTVSTNGTLITPDMARQLKQAGVGYVGISLDGLAEVNDRFRGRRGAFQMALDGIRNCLAAGQRVGLRFTINRHNYQQVDDIFHLVKEENISRICFYHLVYSGRGSSMVEEDISHQETRAVVDKIMAHTAALHASGRPVEVLTVDNHCDAIYLYLKLKEQDEQAAARARELLLVNGGNRSGVAIGAVDWAGNVYPDQFTRQHVLGNVLQTPFASIWQGDHPLLRGLRERKRLLKGRCAACRWLDYCNGNFRARAEAVTGDFWAADPACYLTDEEIGISTES; translated from the coding sequence ATGATTAGCATCAGCAGGTTGTATTGCGGCGCTACCGGGTACGGAGACACGCTACGCTACGCACCGGGCGCTGCCGGGGCCAGGCACGGTGCCGTGCAGGGACATGGTCCGGTGGTGGTGTGGAACATGACCCGCAGTTGCAACCTGCACTGCCGTCACTGCTACTCCAGTTCCGAGACCAAACAATACGCCGGGGAAATGAGCACCCGGGAGGGACGGCAGTTCATCGAGCAGCTGGCCGCCTTCCGGGTGCCCGTGCTGCTGCTGTCGGGCGGGGAGCCGCTGACCAGGCCGGACTTCTTCGACCTGGTGCAATATGCTCTGCAGCTGGGTATCCGCGTTACGGTATCCACCAACGGCACGCTGATTACCCCGGACATGGCCCGGCAGTTGAAACAAGCCGGTGTGGGCTATGTGGGGATCAGCCTGGACGGGCTGGCCGAGGTAAACGACAGGTTCCGCGGCCGGCGGGGGGCGTTTCAAATGGCCCTGGACGGCATCCGCAACTGCCTGGCGGCAGGGCAGCGGGTGGGCCTGCGTTTTACCATCAACCGGCACAACTACCAGCAGGTGGACGACATTTTCCACCTGGTCAAAGAAGAAAACATCTCTCGCATTTGCTTTTACCACCTGGTCTACAGCGGGCGGGGCAGCAGCATGGTGGAGGAGGACATATCCCATCAGGAAACCCGGGCGGTGGTGGACAAAATCATGGCCCACACGGCGGCATTGCACGCGTCCGGGCGACCGGTGGAAGTGCTCACCGTGGACAACCACTGCGATGCCATTTACCTGTACCTGAAGCTGAAAGAGCAGGACGAGCAGGCGGCGGCCAGGGCGCGGGAGTTGCTGCTGGTAAACGGCGGTAACCGCTCGGGAGTGGCCATCGGGGCCGTGGACTGGGCCGGCAATGTCTACCCCGACCAGTTCACCCGCCAGCATGTGCTGGGCAATGTTCTGCAAACGCCTTTCGCCAGTATCTGGCAGGGTGACCATCCCCTGTTGCGCGGTTTGCGGGAGCGCAAGCGGTTGCTCAAAGGGCGCTGCGCCGCCTGCCGCTGGCTGGACTATTGCAACGGGAACTTCCGGGCCCGGGCCGAGGCGGTAACCGGCGATTTCTGGGCCGCCGACCCGGCCTGTTATCTGACCGACGAGGAGATCGGCATTTCAACTGAATCATGA
- the hemB gene encoding porphobilinogen synthase: MTMVKRPRRLRENAVLRRMVQEHELHITDLVYPLFVAEGSGLRREVPSMPGICNYSLDTLPEELERVSRAGVEAVILFGIPAHKDEKGSGAYDENGIVQQAVRLIKQQYPQLLVITDVCLCEYTSHGHCGLVQGGRVLNDNTLPLLARTALSHAWAGADVVAPSDMMDGRVAAIRAKLDSEGYQHIPIMSYAVKYASAYYGPFREAAGSAPQFGDRRSYQMDPPNGREALREAALDIEEGADIIILKPALAYLDVVRQLRDNFPVPLAVYNVSGEYAMVKAAAARGWLDERRVVLETLTGMKRAGADIIITYHALDVAGWLKEGW, from the coding sequence ATGACCATGGTAAAACGCCCCCGCCGCCTGCGGGAAAACGCCGTGCTGCGCCGCATGGTGCAGGAACACGAGCTGCACATAACCGACCTGGTTTACCCGCTGTTTGTGGCCGAGGGCAGCGGCCTGCGCCGGGAAGTGCCCTCCATGCCCGGTATCTGCAACTATTCCCTGGACACCCTGCCGGAAGAACTGGAAAGGGTGAGCCGGGCCGGGGTGGAGGCGGTGATCCTCTTCGGCATTCCGGCGCACAAGGATGAAAAGGGCAGCGGCGCTTATGACGAAAACGGCATTGTGCAGCAGGCCGTGCGGCTGATCAAGCAGCAGTATCCCCAGTTGCTGGTGATCACCGATGTTTGCTTGTGCGAGTACACCAGTCACGGCCACTGCGGCCTGGTGCAGGGTGGCCGGGTGCTCAATGACAACACCCTGCCTTTGCTGGCCAGGACAGCCCTGTCCCATGCGTGGGCCGGGGCTGATGTGGTGGCGCCCAGCGATATGATGGACGGCCGGGTGGCGGCCATCCGGGCCAAGCTGGACAGCGAAGGATACCAGCACATCCCCATCATGTCCTATGCCGTGAAATACGCTTCGGCTTACTACGGCCCCTTCCGGGAGGCGGCCGGTTCGGCCCCCCAGTTTGGCGACCGTCGCTCCTACCAGATGGACCCGCCCAATGGGCGGGAGGCCCTGCGGGAAGCGGCCCTGGACATTGAGGAAGGGGCGGACATCATCATACTCAAACCTGCTCTGGCCTACCTGGATGTGGTACGCCAGTTGCGGGACAATTTCCCCGTGCCTTTGGCGGTGTACAATGTGAGCGGTGAGTACGCCATGGTCAAAGCGGCCGCCGCCCGGGGCTGGCTGGATGAGCGCCGGGTGGTGCTGGAGACGCTGACCGGGATGAAGCGGGCCGGGGCGGATATTATCATCACCTACCATGCTCTGGACGTGGCCGGATGGCTCAAGGAAGGCTGGTGA
- the nirJ2 gene encoding putative heme d1 biosynthesis radical SAM protein NirJ2, which produces MLVSWNTTNSCNLACRHCYRDAGEASKQELTTEEALRLIDGIVAAGFKIMIFSGGEPLMRPDILYLIEYAARQGLRPVLGSNGTLIDGSMAQKLKKAGLAVAGISLDSIHRQEHDEFRAVQGCWQAALDGMAACREAGLPFQVHTTVMDWNYRQVLAVTDLAVQAGARGHHIFFLVPTGRGVNIAAASLQAQHYEDLLRDILQKQATVPIELKPTCAPQFMRLARQMNVPVRFSRGCLAGISYCIINPVGDVQPCAYMEVVAGNVRREEFSRLWAESPVFLRLRSMQYSGGCGLCQYRKVCGGCRARALYYHGDYMAEEPWCLYRESLSGRELAKNE; this is translated from the coding sequence GTGCTGGTTTCCTGGAATACTACCAACAGCTGCAACCTGGCTTGCCGGCACTGTTACCGCGATGCGGGGGAGGCCAGCAAGCAGGAGCTGACCACCGAGGAAGCATTGCGTCTTATTGACGGTATTGTGGCCGCGGGATTCAAAATCATGATTTTCAGCGGAGGCGAACCGCTGATGCGGCCCGATATTTTATATTTGATTGAATACGCGGCGCGGCAGGGCCTGCGCCCCGTGCTGGGCAGCAACGGCACGCTGATTGATGGCAGTATGGCACAAAAGCTGAAAAAGGCCGGTCTGGCCGTGGCCGGTATCAGCCTGGACAGTATTCACCGGCAGGAGCACGATGAGTTCCGGGCGGTGCAGGGCTGCTGGCAGGCGGCCCTGGACGGCATGGCCGCCTGCCGGGAGGCCGGGCTGCCTTTTCAGGTACATACCACAGTGATGGACTGGAACTACCGGCAGGTGCTGGCGGTTACCGATCTGGCCGTGCAGGCGGGCGCCCGCGGGCACCACATCTTTTTCCTGGTCCCCACCGGGCGGGGCGTGAACATTGCCGCGGCTTCGCTGCAGGCGCAGCATTATGAGGATTTGCTGCGGGATATTTTACAAAAACAGGCAACCGTGCCCATTGAACTGAAGCCCACCTGTGCTCCCCAGTTCATGCGCCTGGCCCGCCAGATGAACGTGCCCGTGCGCTTTTCCCGCGGCTGTCTGGCCGGCATCTCCTACTGCATCATCAACCCCGTGGGGGACGTGCAGCCCTGTGCCTATATGGAAGTGGTGGCCGGCAATGTGCGCCGGGAAGAGTTTTCCCGCCTCTGGGCGGAGAGCCCGGTGTTTTTGCGCCTGCGCAGCATGCAGTACAGCGGTGGCTGCGGCCTGTGCCAGTACCGCAAGGTGTGTGGTGGTTGCCGGGCCCGGGCCCTTTATTATCACGGCGACTACATGGCGGAAGAACCCTGGTGCCTGTACCGGGAAAGCTTGAGCGGCAGGGAGCTGGCGAAAAATGAGTGA
- the ahbA gene encoding siroheme decarboxylase subunit alpha, protein MSESKGHALSRVGGDPGVEMDDLDRQLLDLIQSDFPRVSRPYLALAQQLGTTEEEVLKRLARMVEKGIIRRLGGIFDSRRLGYTGTLCALHVPEERIEEVARVINSYPGVTHNYLREHRLNMWFTLLAPGTEHLERIIAEIKAQTGIAEIHSLPAEKIFKIKVKFRLTDAGEV, encoded by the coding sequence ATGAGTGAAAGCAAAGGGCACGCTTTATCCCGGGTGGGTGGTGATCCCGGAGTAGAGATGGACGACCTGGACCGGCAGCTTTTAGACCTCATCCAGAGCGATTTTCCGCGCGTGTCCCGCCCCTACCTGGCACTGGCGCAACAACTGGGAACCACGGAAGAAGAAGTGCTAAAGCGCCTGGCCCGGATGGTGGAAAAAGGCATCATCCGCCGCCTGGGGGGGATTTTTGACTCCCGCCGCCTGGGGTATACAGGCACGCTTTGTGCCCTGCATGTGCCAGAGGAACGGATTGAGGAAGTGGCCCGGGTGATTAACTCCTATCCCGGGGTGACGCATAACTACCTGCGCGAGCACCGCCTGAATATGTGGTTTACCCTGCTCGCCCCCGGCACCGAGCATCTGGAAAGGATTATTGCCGAGATCAAGGCCCAAACGGGCATCGCGGAAATCCATTCCCTGCCGGCGGAAAAGATTTTCAAAATTAAGGTTAAGTTTCGCTTAACAGATGCAGGTGAGGTATAA
- the ahbB gene encoding siroheme decarboxylase subunit beta, producing the protein MLDQMDRQIVRLLQRGLPLVPRPYQVLADQLGISEQEMLERIERMLADGRMRRLGAALRHRELGFTANAMIVWRVPPERVDEVGQYFAACPEVTHCYLRRCPPGWPYNIFTVIHNTSRQACRELAARLAAATGLKDYQLVFSTHELKKSSMCYFEED; encoded by the coding sequence ATGCTGGATCAGATGGACCGGCAAATAGTCCGGCTTTTGCAGCGGGGACTGCCTCTGGTGCCCAGACCCTACCAGGTGCTGGCCGACCAGCTGGGCATTAGTGAGCAGGAAATGCTGGAAAGAATTGAGCGGATGCTGGCCGACGGGCGGATGCGCCGGCTGGGAGCGGCCCTGCGGCACCGGGAGCTGGGATTTACGGCCAATGCCATGATCGTCTGGCGGGTGCCACCGGAAAGGGTGGATGAGGTGGGCCAATATTTCGCCGCCTGTCCCGAGGTGACCCACTGCTATTTGCGCCGTTGCCCGCCGGGCTGGCCTTACAATATTTTCACAGTTATTCACAATACCAGCCGGCAGGCCTGCCGGGAACTGGCCGCACGCCTGGCGGCGGCCACCGGGCTGAAGGACTACCAGCTGGTGTTCAGCACCCATGAGCTGAAAAAGAGCAGCATGTGCTATTTTGAAGAAGATTAG
- the hemL gene encoding glutamate-1-semialdehyde 2,1-aminomutase — MQDAISRQLFAEAARYMPGGVNSPVRAFRAVGRDPVFIKRGQGALLYDEDGNVYIDYVNSWGPLILGHRHPAVVAAIQDCLEIGTSFGAPTRQETELARLIVEAVPSIEMVRLVNSGTEATMSALRLARAYTKRDKIIKFAGCYHGHADMLLIKAGSGALTHGVPTSPGVPAAAAADTIVAPFNNLSALEEIFARVGEQIAAVIVEPVPGNMGLVPPRPGFLAGLRELTTRYGALLIFDEVITGFRLGWGGAQAYYGVLPDLTCLGKIIGGGLPVGAYGGRQEIMSLVSPAGPVYQAGTLSGNPLAVSAGLATLKVLQQPGVYEELERKAALLAGGLKEAARSAGVPVYWTRVGSMLCGFFTEQTVVDYDTALTADTRRYAVYFQAMLEQGIYLAPAQFEATFVCTAHTDEQIEHTVAAARVAMQRVAELEK; from the coding sequence ATGCAGGATGCCATCTCCCGGCAGCTGTTTGCCGAGGCGGCGCGCTATATGCCGGGCGGCGTGAACAGCCCGGTGCGGGCTTTTCGGGCCGTGGGCCGGGATCCGGTCTTTATCAAGCGGGGACAGGGCGCGTTGCTTTATGACGAGGACGGCAATGTTTATATTGATTATGTGAATTCCTGGGGGCCGTTGATCCTGGGCCACCGGCATCCGGCGGTAGTGGCAGCCATTCAGGATTGTTTGGAAATTGGCACCAGTTTTGGGGCGCCCACCCGCCAGGAGACCGAGTTGGCCCGCCTGATTGTGGAAGCCGTGCCTTCGATTGAAATGGTGCGGCTGGTCAACTCGGGCACCGAGGCCACCATGAGCGCCCTGCGCCTGGCCCGCGCCTATACCAAACGGGACAAGATTATCAAATTTGCCGGTTGTTATCACGGCCATGCCGATATGCTGCTGATCAAAGCCGGCTCGGGCGCCCTCACCCACGGTGTGCCCACCAGCCCCGGTGTGCCGGCAGCGGCGGCCGCCGACACCATTGTGGCTCCTTTTAACAACCTGTCTGCGCTGGAGGAGATCTTCGCCCGGGTGGGCGAGCAAATCGCGGCCGTGATTGTGGAGCCTGTGCCGGGTAACATGGGCCTGGTGCCTCCCCGGCCCGGTTTTCTGGCCGGCCTGCGTGAGCTGACCACCCGTTACGGGGCCCTGTTGATCTTTGACGAGGTAATTACCGGTTTCCGTTTGGGCTGGGGCGGCGCGCAGGCCTATTACGGTGTGTTGCCCGACCTCACCTGTTTGGGCAAAATCATCGGCGGCGGTCTGCCAGTAGGGGCCTACGGGGGGCGGCAGGAAATCATGTCCCTGGTTTCTCCCGCCGGTCCGGTGTACCAGGCCGGCACCCTTTCGGGCAACCCGCTGGCCGTATCGGCCGGTCTGGCCACTTTAAAGGTGCTCCAGCAACCGGGTGTGTATGAGGAGCTGGAACGCAAGGCGGCCCTGCTGGCCGGGGGTCTTAAGGAAGCGGCCCGCAGTGCCGGTGTACCCGTGTACTGGACCAGGGTGGGCTCCATGCTGTGCGGCTTTTTTACCGAGCAAACCGTGGTGGATTACGATACCGCCCTTACAGCGGATACACGCCGCTATGCGGTGTACTTCCAGGCTATGCTGGAGCAGGGCATCTATCTGGCGCCGGCCCAGTTCGAGGCGACTTTTGTCTGCACAGCGCACACCGACGAGCAGATTGAGCACACGGTGGCGGCGGCCCGGGTGGCCATGCAGCGGGTGGCCGAACTTGAAAAATAG
- a CDS encoding NADH-quinone oxidoreductase subunit NuoE family protein: MSMMQDGGGCPANHRAGLEEILARYARQPAHLPLVIQKIHELLGHVPDDVLPRVADVLQVTLADVYAAVYQHLLARKPAGQHVIYVCEGTSCYLRGARQILEEFVARLGVQPGETTPDGLFSLEIGRCFGACALGPVVVVDQEVYPRMEPQKVVALLEKYRQEARPACH, encoded by the coding sequence ATGAGTATGATGCAAGATGGAGGGGGTTGTCCGGCCAACCACCGGGCAGGTCTGGAGGAAATCCTGGCCCGGTATGCCCGGCAGCCTGCCCATCTGCCCCTGGTGATCCAGAAAATTCACGAGCTGTTGGGCCATGTGCCCGATGACGTTTTACCCCGGGTAGCCGATGTTTTACAGGTGACGCTGGCCGATGTCTATGCGGCCGTTTACCAGCACCTGCTGGCTCGCAAGCCCGCCGGTCAGCATGTGATTTACGTCTGCGAGGGCACTTCCTGTTACCTGCGCGGCGCGCGGCAAATTCTGGAGGAATTTGTGGCCCGCCTGGGTGTGCAGCCGGGGGAAACCACGCCCGATGGCCTTTTTTCGCTGGAAATCGGCCGCTGTTTCGGGGCCTGTGCCCTGGGGCCGGTGGTGGTGGTGGATCAGGAAGTATATCCGCGCATGGAGCCGCAAAAAGTGGTCGCGTTACTGGAAAAATACCGGCAGGAGGCCAGACCGGCCTGCCATTGA
- a CDS encoding TM1266 family iron-only hydrogenase system putative regulator, which yields MGVTGEQRIGVIGIVIEDRAQAPRVNSILSSYADVIVGRMGIPYREKGLAVISLIVDGSTDQIGALTGKLGQLSGVQVKSALVTR from the coding sequence GTGGGTGTTACGGGAGAACAGCGCATTGGTGTGATTGGGATTGTAATTGAGGACCGGGCCCAGGCCCCCCGGGTGAACAGCATCTTGAGTTCTTATGCGGATGTAATTGTGGGCCGCATGGGCATACCCTACCGGGAAAAGGGCCTGGCGGTGATTTCGTTAATTGTGGATGGCAGCACGGACCAGATCGGGGCGCTGACCGGCAAGCTGGGCCAGTTGAGCGGGGTGCAGGTGAAGAGCGCCCTGGTGACCCGGTAA
- a CDS encoding aspartate ammonia-lyase: protein MSDRNQWRMEKDLLGELPVPVAAYYGIHTVRAAQNFAVSGQRVHPALLSALAEVKAAAALANWRCGLLPEKIAMAIVQAAREVVRGELADQFIVDALQGGAGTSTNMNMNEVLANRAIELLGGSRGDYHLVHPLHHVNLSQSTNDTYPTALRIAAIRLVLDLSEAMAELQSALQEKEAAFAGVLKLGRTEYQDALPVTLGQEFGAFAEAVARDRWRLYKVEERLRQVNLGGTAVGTGLNAPRCYIYHVIEELRRLTGLGLARAENTVDLTQNADVFAEVSGLVKAAAVNLAKICGDLMFLASGPAGGPAEINLPACQAGSSIMPGKVNPVIPEMVTQVSYQIMGADQVIALACASGRLELNAFLPLVAHNLLPGLEILARAVRLLAGKCVAGITANVQRCRQWLEESNVLVTALVPYLGYERASNLARQAGQENKTIRQLVLEQGLLSEEQWAEITRSRELTRPGIAGAAALKNLLSGAGATQNMAGEGSSHA from the coding sequence ATGAGTGACAGAAACCAATGGCGTATGGAAAAAGACCTGCTGGGGGAACTGCCCGTGCCGGTGGCTGCTTATTACGGCATTCACACAGTGCGGGCGGCGCAAAATTTCGCTGTGAGCGGGCAGCGGGTACATCCGGCTTTGCTGAGCGCGCTGGCCGAGGTCAAGGCGGCGGCGGCGCTGGCCAACTGGCGCTGCGGTTTGCTTCCGGAAAAGATTGCCATGGCCATTGTTCAGGCTGCCCGGGAGGTAGTCCGGGGCGAACTGGCCGACCAGTTTATTGTGGACGCCCTGCAGGGCGGGGCGGGCACTTCCACCAACATGAACATGAACGAGGTGCTGGCCAACCGGGCCATTGAGCTGCTGGGCGGGAGCCGGGGCGATTATCACCTGGTTCACCCCCTGCACCACGTCAACCTGAGCCAGTCCACCAATGATACTTACCCCACGGCGCTGCGCATTGCCGCCATCCGGCTGGTGCTGGATCTGAGCGAAGCCATGGCTGAGCTGCAAAGTGCCCTGCAGGAAAAAGAAGCGGCATTTGCGGGGGTACTCAAGCTGGGGCGCACCGAATATCAGGATGCCCTGCCCGTGACTCTGGGGCAGGAGTTTGGGGCCTTCGCCGAGGCGGTGGCCCGGGACCGCTGGCGGCTGTACAAGGTGGAGGAGCGCCTGCGCCAGGTCAACCTGGGGGGCACGGCGGTGGGCACCGGGCTGAATGCGCCGCGCTGTTACATTTACCATGTGATTGAGGAATTGCGCCGCCTGACCGGCCTGGGGCTGGCCCGGGCGGAGAACACGGTGGATCTGACCCAGAACGCCGATGTTTTTGCCGAGGTTTCCGGACTGGTAAAAGCGGCGGCGGTCAATCTGGCCAAGATCTGCGGCGATTTGATGTTCCTGGCCTCGGGACCGGCCGGCGGCCCGGCCGAAATCAACCTGCCGGCCTGTCAGGCGGGTTCCTCCATCATGCCCGGTAAAGTCAACCCGGTGATACCGGAAATGGTCACCCAGGTATCTTACCAGATCATGGGGGCGGATCAGGTCATTGCCCTGGCCTGCGCCAGCGGCCGGCTGGAACTGAATGCCTTTCTGCCCCTGGTGGCGCACAATTTGCTGCCCGGTCTGGAAATACTGGCCCGGGCGGTCCGGCTGCTGGCCGGGAAATGCGTGGCCGGGATCACGGCCAATGTGCAACGCTGCCGGCAGTGGCTGGAGGAGAGCAATGTGCTGGTCACCGCCCTGGTGCCCTATCTGGGGTATGAGCGGGCCAGCAATCTGGCCCGCCAGGCTGGTCAGGAGAACAAAACCATCCGGCAGCTGGTGCTGGAACAGGGACTGCTGAGCGAGGAGCAGTGGGCCGAGATCACCCGGTCCCGGGAATTGACCCGGCCCGGCATTGCCGGGGCGGCGGCTTTGAAAAACCTGTTGTCCGGGGCGGGGGCTACACAAAATATGGCCGGGGAGGGAAGCAGCCATGCATGA